From the Bacillus tuaregi genome, one window contains:
- a CDS encoding chemotaxis protein CheD, which yields MNNPQQIIRVGIADMNIVKAPGLIRTSGLGSCVGVVVYDQLQQIAGLAHIMLPDSSLAKNGSLTAAKYADTALDELVSCLIKKGARKTALKAKMAGGAQMFQFTTGNELMRIGPRNVEAVKQQLLTLNIEIVGKDVGGNSGRTIEFDPKTCILQIKTVNKGITYL from the coding sequence ATGAATAACCCTCAACAAATCATAAGAGTTGGAATTGCGGATATGAATATTGTAAAAGCGCCGGGCTTAATTCGTACGTCCGGATTAGGTTCCTGTGTCGGTGTGGTTGTCTATGATCAGTTGCAGCAAATCGCCGGATTAGCTCATATAATGCTGCCAGATTCATCACTAGCTAAAAATGGTTCACTTACGGCAGCCAAATATGCAGATACAGCCTTAGATGAGCTTGTTTCTTGCTTAATCAAAAAAGGTGCAAGAAAAACAGCACTAAAAGCAAAAATGGCCGGCGGTGCCCAAATGTTTCAATTTACTACGGGGAATGAATTAATGAGAATTGGACCTCGAAATGTTGAAGCAGTAAAACAACAATTACTGACTTTAAATATAGAAATTGTAGGAAAAGATGTCGGAGGAAATAGTGGTCGTACAATCGAGTTCGACCCAAAAACTTGTATTCTGCAGATTAAAACGGTTAATAAGGGAATTACATATTTGTAA
- a CDS encoding chemotaxis protein CheC: protein MNFIDKITTTHLDILKEIGNIGAGNAATALSMILDKRIEMQVPNVQVVTFDEMIEMAGGAENVVAGVYLRIEGDAPCHMFFVLPLEQANKYIQQMTGVKVEFETLSYDEIALSALQELGNILAGSYLTSLSDFTRLHLYPSVPAISIDMLGAIISYGFIELSQFSDYVIVIDTALNETNVENIERVDGHFFLLPDPDSYETIFQSLGVALDE from the coding sequence ATGAATTTTATTGATAAAATTACAACAACTCATCTTGATATTTTAAAAGAAATTGGAAATATTGGCGCAGGAAATGCTGCGACTGCACTTTCTATGATTCTAGATAAGAGAATTGAGATGCAGGTACCAAATGTCCAAGTGGTTACCTTTGATGAAATGATTGAAATGGCCGGTGGAGCGGAGAATGTGGTTGCTGGAGTCTATTTACGAATTGAAGGTGATGCTCCCTGTCATATGTTTTTTGTTCTGCCGCTAGAACAAGCTAATAAATATATTCAGCAAATGACTGGTGTTAAGGTAGAATTTGAAACCCTTTCATATGATGAGATCGCATTATCAGCACTGCAGGAATTAGGAAATATTTTAGCAGGCTCGTATTTAACCTCATTATCGGATTTTACCAGATTACATTTATATCCTTCTGTTCCAGCAATAAGTATTGATATGCTGGGTGCTATTATTAGCTATGGCTTCATCGAGCTGTCTCAGTTTAGTGATTATGTCATTGTGATTGATACTGCATTGAATGAAACAAATGTTGAAAATATTGAACGAGTGGATGGCCACTTTTTTCTATTGCCTGACCCGGATTCATATGAGACTATTTTTCAATCACTTGGGGTTGCGTTAGATGAATAA
- a CDS encoding FliA/WhiG family RNA polymerase sigma factor, with the protein MVHAATLDEQLYWDKWVTCRDKDAANILMKRYLSLVSYHVQRISVSLPKTVSRDDLTSLGMIGLYDALEKFDPNRDLKFETYASFRVRGAILDGLRKEDWLSRSSREKAKKIDAVIESLEQKYLRHVTEEEIADELNITVAEVYAIMNEQFFANMLSIDEQPEDPEDKSKQSFIIKDERGESPEQTLLKNEAIEEMTGIISTLNENEQLVISLFYQEELTLTEIGQIMGLSTSRISQIHTKCIYKLRQALRK; encoded by the coding sequence ATGGTTCATGCAGCAACGCTTGATGAACAGCTATACTGGGATAAATGGGTGACCTGTCGTGATAAAGATGCTGCGAATATATTGATGAAAAGGTATTTATCACTCGTTAGTTATCATGTGCAGCGAATTTCTGTTTCTCTCCCCAAAACCGTTTCGAGGGATGATCTTACTAGTTTAGGAATGATAGGTCTATATGATGCATTGGAGAAGTTTGATCCAAATAGGGATTTGAAATTTGAAACCTATGCGTCCTTTCGTGTTCGTGGTGCAATCCTAGACGGTTTAAGGAAAGAAGATTGGTTATCAAGAAGCTCGAGGGAAAAAGCCAAGAAAATAGATGCTGTGATAGAAAGTCTGGAGCAAAAATACCTGCGACACGTGACAGAAGAGGAAATAGCGGACGAATTAAATATTACAGTTGCTGAAGTATACGCGATCATGAACGAGCAATTCTTTGCTAATATGTTATCAATTGATGAACAACCAGAGGATCCTGAAGATAAGAGTAAGCAATCGTTTATAATAAAAGATGAGAGAGGAGAGAGTCCTGAACAAACTCTATTAAAAAATGAAGCCATTGAAGAAATGACAGGAATTATTTCTACATTAAATGAGAACGAGCAGCTAGTCATTAGTCTTTTTTATCAGGAAGAATTAACATTAACCGAAATTGGTCAGATTATGGGCTTATCCACATCAAGAATATCGCAGATTCACACTAAATGTATCTATAAACTAAGACAAGCGTTACGAAAGTAG